A genomic stretch from Cryomorphaceae bacterium 1068 includes:
- a CDS encoding amino acid dehydrogenase, translated as MRDLLKKFEERSPEIVFEWSDPETEAVGWVVINSLRGGAAGGGTRMRVGLDRREVESLAKTMEVKFTVSGPPIGGAKSGINFDPQDPRKHGVLQRWYKAVTPLLKNYYGTGGDLNVDEIHEVIPITEDYGLWHPQEGVVNGHFNPRENEKIHQIGQLRFGVSKVVEDAHYSPDPSRKFVVADLITGYGVAVSVMHHYALRGEDYKGKRAIIQGWGNVGASAAYYLAQAGISVVGIIDRQGGLIKQEGMAFDEVKNLFLEKEGNALTGENLLSFDDVNSKIWDTEAEIFLPCAASRLITKDQVDRMSDAGLEVIASGANVPFADSEIFFGPIMEYTDKKVSIIPDFISNCGMARVFAYCMGKDVEMSDDAIFSDTSDIIKNAIQAVIDKHHNKTNIAETAFEIALSQLV; from the coding sequence ATGAGAGACCTGCTGAAAAAATTTGAAGAACGCTCCCCGGAAATAGTTTTTGAATGGAGTGATCCCGAAACAGAAGCAGTCGGCTGGGTAGTAATCAACAGCCTCAGAGGAGGTGCCGCCGGAGGTGGGACAAGGATGAGAGTCGGCCTAGACCGCAGAGAAGTTGAATCTTTAGCAAAGACAATGGAGGTAAAATTTACCGTTTCGGGGCCACCGATAGGTGGAGCCAAAAGTGGAATCAACTTCGACCCACAAGATCCTCGAAAGCACGGTGTTTTGCAGAGATGGTACAAAGCAGTGACACCACTTCTCAAAAATTATTATGGTACAGGTGGTGACCTCAATGTAGATGAGATCCACGAGGTCATTCCAATTACTGAAGACTATGGACTTTGGCACCCTCAAGAAGGTGTGGTAAACGGCCATTTCAACCCGAGAGAAAATGAAAAAATTCACCAAATCGGTCAATTGCGCTTTGGAGTTTCCAAAGTAGTTGAAGACGCTCATTATTCTCCTGACCCTTCTCGGAAATTTGTTGTTGCTGATTTGATCACAGGTTATGGCGTAGCGGTGAGTGTAATGCATCATTACGCCCTAAGAGGCGAGGACTATAAAGGAAAAAGGGCCATCATTCAAGGCTGGGGAAACGTTGGGGCCTCAGCTGCGTATTATTTGGCGCAAGCCGGTATTTCCGTGGTAGGAATTATCGATAGACAAGGAGGATTGATCAAGCAAGAAGGAATGGCATTTGATGAGGTAAAAAATCTTTTCTTAGAGAAAGAAGGCAATGCCCTAACAGGTGAGAATTTATTGTCATTCGATGATGTCAATTCAAAAATCTGGGATACAGAAGCAGAAATATTCCTCCCTTGCGCAGCATCGAGATTGATCACCAAAGACCAAGTAGACCGAATGAGTGATGCAGGCCTCGAAGTAATTGCAAGCGGAGCGAATGTTCCATTTGCCGATTCAGAAATTTTCTTCGGGCCGATTATGGAGTACACGGATAAAAAAGTAAGTATCATTCCCGACTTTATTTCAAACTGCGGAATGGCCAGAGTATTTGCCTATTGCATGGGTAAGGATGTTGAAATGAGTGATGACGCTATTTTCTCTGATACCTCAGACATCATCAAAAACGCAATACAGGCTGTTATAGATAAGCACCACAATAAAACTAATATCGCGGAGACAGCTTTTGAGATAGCTCTTTCGCAACTCGTTTAA